The following are encoded in a window of Catenulispora sp. MAP5-51 genomic DNA:
- a CDS encoding serine/threonine protein kinase yields MNSNVHKGESAATDRIGPYLLVTQLGAGAMGRVFLGTDAAGRQAAVKVVRSDLADIPAFRKRFSRELQVAERVHSPRIAGIYNAETDGMRPWLATEYVPGPTLQDAVEQGGGFDSARLRALASAIAEALVVIHAADVVHRDLKPANVLLGPDGPKVIDFGVARALDASLLTNTGQTLGTPAYMSPEQADGRSVESASDVFALGSLLVFAASGRLAFGDGPPLAILHRVVNNEPDLSGVAEDDEELRGIIEGCVAKEPTDRPTPQQITEAFGTVVWLPLTGVDWQQPPLGVGLPVTASDVADQQTVALAPKRGGKRAAVISAATVGALILAAIAVVEGGGGGKSNTSADNPRAGSALSSSQNGGAFPPTAGSAANTTTTTSGSPGGQTSTSGAPAPSPNSPASAVNPGGGSTTSAQGSSAPVTITVASGGQNGTSVSHPPSTTSTSTSKPVSHPTTHPTTAPPPEHNPPGPMEPGDIKYQIPGWVGMATVDLSWKAHSDATSYNLHYTVKGTGVNSDQTVPVSGTSYSYQIPSDGTTCFQVQTVNQYGSAAFYPSPMYCVNAFGQQVSG; encoded by the coding sequence ATGAACAGCAACGTACACAAGGGGGAATCCGCGGCCACGGACCGGATCGGCCCGTACCTGCTCGTCACACAGCTCGGCGCGGGCGCCATGGGCCGGGTCTTCCTGGGGACGGACGCGGCCGGACGGCAAGCCGCGGTCAAGGTGGTCCGCTCCGACCTGGCTGACATCCCGGCCTTCCGCAAGCGTTTCTCGCGGGAGTTGCAAGTAGCAGAGCGCGTACACAGCCCGCGTATCGCGGGGATCTACAACGCCGAGACCGACGGCATGCGTCCATGGCTCGCGACGGAGTATGTGCCCGGCCCGACCCTCCAGGACGCCGTCGAACAGGGCGGCGGCTTCGACAGCGCGCGCCTTCGAGCCCTGGCTTCGGCGATCGCCGAGGCCCTTGTGGTCATCCACGCCGCGGACGTCGTGCACCGCGACCTCAAGCCGGCGAACGTGCTGCTCGGCCCGGACGGCCCCAAGGTCATCGACTTCGGTGTGGCCCGGGCCTTGGACGCCTCACTGCTGACCAACACGGGCCAGACGCTCGGCACGCCGGCGTATATGTCCCCTGAGCAAGCCGACGGGCGCTCCGTGGAGAGCGCCTCCGATGTGTTCGCACTGGGCTCACTCCTGGTCTTCGCCGCATCCGGCCGCCTGGCCTTCGGCGACGGACCACCGCTGGCGATCCTGCATCGCGTCGTCAACAACGAGCCGGATCTGAGCGGCGTCGCCGAGGATGACGAGGAGCTGCGCGGCATCATCGAAGGCTGCGTGGCCAAGGAACCCACGGACCGGCCCACGCCGCAGCAGATCACCGAGGCCTTCGGCACCGTCGTCTGGCTGCCGCTCACCGGCGTCGACTGGCAGCAGCCACCGCTCGGCGTCGGGCTGCCGGTGACCGCGAGCGACGTCGCCGACCAGCAGACGGTGGCGCTCGCGCCGAAGCGGGGAGGCAAGCGGGCCGCCGTGATCTCCGCGGCCACCGTCGGCGCGCTCATCCTGGCCGCCATCGCCGTCGTGGAGGGCGGGGGCGGTGGAAAGAGCAACACCTCGGCGGACAACCCGCGGGCCGGCAGCGCTCTGTCCAGCAGCCAGAACGGCGGCGCGTTTCCTCCCACCGCCGGCTCCGCCGCCAATACCACTACCACCACCAGCGGCAGCCCCGGCGGACAGACATCGACGAGCGGCGCTCCGGCTCCGAGCCCGAACAGCCCGGCGTCCGCGGTGAACCCCGGCGGCGGCAGCACGACCTCCGCCCAAGGCAGCTCCGCACCGGTCACGATCACGGTCGCGTCCGGCGGCCAGAACGGAACATCGGTATCGCATCCGCCGTCGACCACGTCGACGTCGACCAGCAAGCCGGTCTCACATCCCACGACGCACCCGACCACCGCTCCGCCGCCGGAGCACAACCCGCCAGGCCCGATGGAGCCGGGCGACATCAAGTATCAGATCCCTGGCTGGGTCGGTATGGCCACCGTTGACTTGTCCTGGAAGGCACATTCCGATGCCACGAGCTACAACCTGCACTACACGGTGAAGGGAACAGGTGTGAACTCCGACCAGACCGTGCCGGTGTCGGGCACCAGCTACT
- a CDS encoding carbon-nitrogen family hydrolase → MRVSLMQLAVDDAEAPEDRWTRVVKLVEAERETGAELVVLPELWVAGGFDYKGWTDHAEPIADSKPIAALEKVRTHEGSGPEMWLHFGSYVERTPEGILYNTAVLRGPEGKQAQYRKIHRFGFSEGEATLMGPGKDIVTLSSPWGTLGLATCYDLRFPELFRRLLNQGMEHMVMCSAWPAKRIEHWRVLLKARAIENQVFVFATNCVGTNGGVALGGHSAVIDPWGNVVAEAGTGEEVLRVDVDPALVAQTRGALPVLNDRRLR, encoded by the coding sequence ATGCGCGTATCGCTCATGCAGCTCGCCGTCGACGACGCGGAAGCGCCGGAGGACCGCTGGACCCGTGTGGTGAAGCTGGTCGAAGCCGAACGGGAGACCGGTGCGGAACTGGTCGTCCTGCCCGAACTGTGGGTGGCCGGCGGGTTCGACTACAAGGGCTGGACCGACCACGCGGAGCCGATCGCCGACAGCAAACCGATCGCCGCGCTGGAGAAGGTGCGCACCCACGAGGGCTCCGGCCCTGAGATGTGGCTGCACTTCGGTTCCTACGTAGAGCGCACCCCTGAGGGGATTCTCTATAACACCGCGGTACTCCGTGGGCCCGAGGGAAAGCAGGCGCAGTACCGGAAGATCCACCGGTTCGGCTTCAGCGAGGGCGAGGCGACCCTGATGGGGCCCGGGAAGGACATCGTCACCCTCTCCTCCCCTTGGGGAACGCTGGGACTGGCGACCTGTTACGACCTCCGGTTCCCGGAACTGTTCCGCCGTCTCCTGAATCAGGGCATGGAGCACATGGTGATGTGCTCTGCGTGGCCCGCTAAGCGGATCGAGCACTGGCGCGTGCTCCTCAAGGCCCGCGCGATCGAGAACCAGGTCTTCGTCTTCGCCACGAACTGTGTGGGGACGAACGGAGGCGTGGCCCTCGGCGGACACTCTGCGGTCATCGATCCCTGGGGGAACGTCGTCGCCGAAGCGGGTACCGGTGAAGAGGTCCTGCGGGTGGACGTCGATCCGGCACTGGTCGCCCAGACACGTGGCGCGTTGCCGGTTCTCAACGATCGCCGTCTGCGCTGA